The DNA sequence ACTAACTAAATTAAATTGGGTTACGAGGCATTCGTAAACGacataaaaatgatatattttgatttaaaaatattttaatgtttaaaaagtgattttaattataatttaaaattttagagtaaattatctaaattaataaaagatgtagattttttatttattctaaagttatataatttaaattttagagtaacttacctaaattaataaaagatgtataattttattggtattgatgtatttgtattttagtggtaatttaaaactataaatatatacatttctaatattatctataaataaatataatacatatgttctatgttttgaaataaaaatttattgaaaataaaattaatattttatataaaattgaattataaaatgatgtatctatttataaaaaaatgagtTCCCACGCAATATCGCGTGGCTTCCTTACCTAGtctttataatagagtttttctaagaaaaatatagagagATAATTTAGAAGTGGTCCTCAAATCGACAACTAATATATAgagataatttaaaaatatacctAGTCTTTATAATAGAGTCTTTATAATATACAAATATGTTCGTTTCACTGCATATAGGAAACAGTAGGTTTAATTTGATTAATGGAGAGGTGTACGGATTTATTTGAATGAATCATCTAGAGGAAGATGGTCAGGAGGTGACTGAATCTGGATGTattccagattttttttttcttttttatgaaTATGCAAATGTAAACAAAACTTAAACTTAAATAATGATGCGGTCCATGTTGAAATTTGATCATTTATCCAGATCCAACCCATAActgaaattgaatattttcaaaGTCATCACTCATCACTTCATCAGCCCTACCCTTTCTCAAAATCTACAAATGAGTAGATCTTCTCAAAACCAACAATTCCACAACTTAACCTGTAAAATAAACTTACAAACATCTTAAAAATTTACAGATGAatgtttcttgtttctttagTTTATATGTTCTCATCTTACTCTAAGATTAGCTTTAGACGTGGGAAAATGatcaatattttaaagattttccGAATTGTAGTAACAAATACAGTATGTATTAATTCCTCCATTTCCgtctatatatatttgatcacATTTCACATGCTTTCATATTTGCAAAGGTTCAGAGATCTCTAGTATGTAACACAAGAATACACTATTCTACACAAAGCACttcaagaatatttttttttttttgagaaagggttACTTCAAGAATATTTTTGCAAAAACTAATCATAAATTCTCccattttaaatgaaatatagCCAAAAGGACTCTAAAACCATatcatatatgcatatatatcgttgaaaaaaataaaatcaagttctAGCCGCCGGCCTCCTCCGTTCAGCCCCCGCGTCACCAGCTCTATAACTATACTGATAGCGATGCGGCGAGGAGCGAGAAGAGCTAGCAACATTCGGTTTAGTCGAAGAGTGGTCTGTGACTACGTTAATGCATTGGATACGTTCGAGTACGTCGACTACTTCCTTCATGTGTGGTCGGTTTTTCGGGTCTGGCGAGACACAAGAGAGTGTGATGCGTCCCATTTCTGCTACGACTTTGGGTGAGTATTGACCTTTGATTCCTTGGTCCATTATATTTTTCACTCTGTGTTTTCTCAAGAGTTCTGGTCTTAACCATTCGACTAGATTCTCTTGTCCCTTGGGGCGTTTTGGGTTATATGCCCTTTGTCCGGTCATCACTTCTAGTAGTACTACACCAAAGGCATATACATCACTCTTAACGTATAAATGGcctgaagatgaagaaaataaaCTGAAACGGTTACTTAATAgttttgttacaaaataaaCCATGGttgatatatgttttttcttctaaatgTACCTGTTGCCATGTATTCAGGAGCAGCGTAACCAAACGTGCCCATGATCCTAGTCGTAACGTGTGACTTCTCTTGTGATGGTCCTAACTTTGCTAAACCGAAATCTGAAAGCTTTGCATCAAAATTCTGCATGCGCAGATGaacatttcaaaacaaaatctcaTTAGCAAAAATGATGAAAGATTCTACTAATTGTTGTCATGACTATCATATAATATGAAGTGTTTTGATCAGACTAACCGAGTCCAGAAGTATATTGGAGGCTTTGAAGTCTCTATATATGACTTCTCTTTGTAAGCCGTGTAGAAACGCAAGGCCACGAGCTGCACCAAGCACAATCTTGATCCTTAGGTCCCAAGGAAATGGCTCGTTCCCTGAATCAAATTAAGATCATGCAAagtaatttttaagaaatagaATCAATCTTTGTTACAATGATGGAGTTCTGTGGGGTTTAAGTGATGTTAATTACTTCGAAAAAGATGACTTTCAAGGCTTCCTTTGGGCATGAACTCGTAAACAAGCAGAAGCTCTTTGTCTTCACGGCAGTATCCTAATAACTTCACCAGATTTGGGTGTGAAAGCATCCCCAAGAAGTTAACTTCCGACTGTCcaaaaacaaagacaaagcacTATTCTTTAACTTGAAAATTATCGTGCCAAAGAAACCAGATTAGTAAACCAAATGAAAGATCTAGGACTAGTAAATATTACAAACTGACACTGCCAAAGAATCCAGATTTTTATAACTCTTACCAATCTTAAATTATAATGTTACATATGATTAATACTTTTACAATATTATATTGTGTAGCTAACAACAAACAActattttgaccaaaaaaaaaaacaacaaacaacTAATAATGAAAACTCACAACTCAGAAGTAAGAACAACCAGATAAGAGGTTCCCCaacaaattttctaaatatatgtatataaaaatatttatattttattaaagagaTCTCAAAACTATGAAAATGATTTTCATGGTTTTGAGATCTCCAAAATAGTACTTTATCTATATGCATGAGTTAATATACTTTGAGAACATACATAAGAACTCTACATGAATCATGCTCTATGCTAAATTTTCACCACTAATATGtaagaatataataataatataaaaaggaaaaattaaaagaaagataGTAAATCGGCCGGTACCTCAAATGAGATTCTGTAACAATTTCTGCAGTTACTCCTGTTGATCATATGTCATTTTTTACTGGTTATGTTAtctgtttttattaaaatttatttattttacaaatatacaataagataataatattcaaTAAGAATCTTTTTTTAGAACTCCACCAATGAGAGTCATAAACGcccaaatttaaaactattgaTGACCTACGTCTTGGtacaaatgttttatttattagtataaataaattaatatttcttttaataattcaGCAAGACTGCAACAGGAAGTCAAGGTCGTTTTATATCCCGTCAAAGAAGTAATCAAGATCGCAAAAATAATCCACACAGTAATAACGCTAGCCTTTCTCCAGCTTCTGCCACATAGGATTTTTAGAATCATGTGGAGAGGacatgtcaataaatgaaaaaacttcaaaatccaatgaaaacattttatttatacagATCACATACAATCATGATACACGTAATCCAAGTCTTTCTTAATTTATTCTTCAAGGTTAATCACTTTAATCAAATAGAAATAGCGTATGTTGAAGAGTTTTCTCGAGATTTTATTCACCATTGGTGTATTGATAGATCGAAGAAGGAATAAGAGAGAGTTATACCATTGGAGAGATCGAAGAAGGAAAGGGGATGGGAAAGGCGGCGTAGGTTTTAGAGAAGGAGGTACATACGCCAATATAAATACCTACACGGATTGAGAAGGATTAAACCATTGGTTTGGGTTCTAAATCGGTGTATCGGTTTaatttcgggttcggtttggtttggtttggttaatttggGTTCTATAAGACTCAACCCAATTAAAACgaaagtagctttggtttggattcgatttaggtttatttttgtttggtttagattcagttcggtttggttttaatttagtttgttttactTTATTATGGTTTAGTTTGATTCGGTGTAGTTTGGGTATGCGAACTATAAAAGATAGAGTGGGAATATAAACTTTAttagctaaaaaaatattactaaaagtaaaaaaaaaagaaacaatgtatccaaaaactaaatatatcaaacaatatttttgttACATAATTTTACCTTTAGACAATGAATATTGGAAAAAGATGAGATGAAACGGCTACGATTTAGATacttatagtttttattttgggtTTTGTTTTGAATACAATCTTTAGGTAttagaattaaataatatatataatagtattatttgtatcatattttgaatttttaaaaattatatgaagttaaaaaaatggaaacaaaactttaattaaaatttacaataagttaatatataatagataaaaatatattaggttctcggtttggtttggtttggttcggttaaacccaaaccaaaccaaaccattcgggttgagtaaaacatgaactaattagattatataaagAGCATAGTTTGGTTTGAGTCAGTTTAATTTCGGTTGgatcagttcggtttggtttggattttttgtcCACTCCtgtctaaaaattaattaatagaacaAACAACGCGGATCTAGAAGATAACAAATAAAGTTTAATACTTTCGAAAAAgtagaagaaaaacaaatagaGCTTAAGAAGCTCGGGTGAGAGGAGAGACCCGAAAAGACTCATGTATACTCTCTCAACCAAGACTTACATAACCAGGTTTgtctttcttatattttattttatgtatttataatattacagAAATGTGGTGATATTATTTTCTGTTTACTTTCGGATCaacatattttagttttctatttttgattcaCAATGGCAGTTTAAGATTAAATAAGAAATTTTAGTTTTCTCTTTATGATTCACAATGACAATTATTCACTGTAAATCATCTATATattatagtgtatatatatatatatatatagacaatgCCCGTGCGTAGCACGGGAAATATACTAGTTATATCAAAACTAGAGTTTAGATCTTACTCGCCACTCTGCGAATCCTTGAACACTCTCTGAATTCAATCTTTTAACGGCGGCGATCATACCAGAACCGGCTTTAGAAGGAGCAAGAGTC is a window from the Raphanus sativus cultivar WK10039 unplaced genomic scaffold, ASM80110v3 Scaffold3256, whole genome shotgun sequence genome containing:
- the LOC108820676 gene encoding probable serine/threonine-protein kinase CST, whose product is MGHCISSLSSSSSSKTGLHSHASTNNHSNGTGFSSSTTTTLATTNSSVGPQSQFSEADSEYSGGIVGDSGLILESPNLKVYSFQDLTTATKNFRPDSMLGQGGFGKVYRGWIDTKTLAPSKAGSGMIAAVKRLNSESVQGFAEWRSEVNFLGMLSHPNLVKLLGYCREDKELLLVYEFMPKGSLESHLFRRNEPFPWDLRIKIVLGAARGLAFLHGLQREVIYRDFKASNILLDSNFDAKLSDFGLAKLGPSQEKSHVTTRIMGTFGYAAPEYMATGHLYVKSDVYAFGVVLLEVMTGQRAYNPKRPKGQENLVEWLRPELLRKHRVKNIMDQGIKGQYSPKVVAEMGRITLSCVSPDPKNRPHMKEVVDVLERIQCINVVTDHSSTKPNVASSSRSSPHRYQYSYRAGDAGAERRRPAART